In the genome of Streptomyces aquilus, the window ACCTTCAGCACGTCCACGCCGCCCAGCGACGCGCCCGCCGGTGACCTCAACAGCGCTTGCTGGGCCGGGGGTTCGAGATCGCCGAGCAACAGGAACCGCAACCCGCCCGACCGCACGAGCAACGTGACGCTGGCGTCGTTCGGCCCTTCCGGTTCCGGCGTCGCAGGCGCTCCCGCGACCCCCGGCGGCGAACCCGGGGGCGGCCACACGACCTGCCAGGCCAGCGCCCCGGTCCGCCGCTCCTCCCCCGCGACCGCGCGGGTGACCGGGATGTGCCGCCGCGCCGCCTCTCGCCGCACGAACTCCACCTGATCCACGGGCTCTTCGAACCCGGTCGTCTCGATCGCGCCCACGGCCCGTCCCCGCAGCACCCCGGGCAGGCCCGCCACATGGTCGGCGTGGAAGTGGGTCAGCACGACCAAGGGGACCTTGGTGATCCCGAGTGTGCGCAGGCACCGGTCGACGAGCGCCGGGTCGGGCCCGGCATCGACCACCACACCGGTGCCGTCACCCGCCGCGAGCACCGTCGCGTCCCCCTGCCCCACGTCGCAGACCGCGAACCGCCAACCCGGCGGCGGCCACCCCGTGACCACCCGGGTCAGCGGCGGTGGCTGCACCACCACCAGCACTAGCAGCAGCCCGCACGCCCCGCACCACCACGGGTGCCGCAATAACCGCCGCCCGGCCAGGACGACCGCCCCCGTGACCACGGCGAGCAGCGCCGCCCCGCCCCAGCTGCCCGGCCAGTCCACCCCCGAGCCGGGCAGTGCGGCCCCGGTGCGGGCGACGTCCGCGATCCATCCGGCGGGCCAACTCGCGCACCACGCCAGCACCTTGGCCACCGGCAACGCCACGGGCGCCGTCGCCAGCGCCGCGAAACCCAGCACCGTGGCCGGGGCCACGGCGAACTCCGCGAGCAGATTGCACGGCACCGCCACCAGACTCACCCGCGCCGACAGCACCGCCACGACCGGCGCGCACAAAGCCTGCGCGGCACCGGCGGCGGCCAGCGCCTCGGCCAGCCGCGGTGGCACCCGCCGCCGTTGCAGGGCCGCGCTCCAGCGGGGCCCGATCGTCAGCAGGGCCCCGGTGGCCAGCACGGACAGCAGGAACCCGTAACTGCGGGCCAGCCAGGGGTCGTACAGCACCAGCAGCAGTACGGCCGTCGCCAGCGCCGGGATCAGCGATCTGCGGCGTCCGGTGGCCAGCGCCAGCAGCACGACCGCTCCGCAGGCCGCGGCCCGCAGCACGCTCGGGTCCGGCCGGCACACGACGACGAAGGCCAGCGTCAGTACCCCGCCCAGCACCGCCGTCGTACGCAGCGGGAGGCCGAGCCGGGGCGCGAGGCCTCTGCGCTCGACGCGTTGGGCCAGCCCGGGCGGTCCGATGAGCAGGGCGAGGATGATCGTGAGGTTGCTCCCGGAGACGGCGAGCGTGTGGGTGAGGTCGGTGGCCTTGAACGCCTCGTCCAGCCCGGGCGTGATCCGCGAGGTGTCCCCGACGACCAGCCCCGGCAACAGCGCCCGGGCGTCACCGGGCAACGGCTCCGTGGCCGCCCGCAGCCCCGCCCGCAGCCGTCCGGCGAACCGCTGCACTCCCGACGGCTCCGCCACGACCTCTGGCCCCACCCGACCCGAGACCCGCGCCACCCCGGCGACCCGGTCCCCCTCCACCATCGTCGGCGCCAGCCGCGCACTCACCCGCACCCGAGTGGAAGGCAACAACCGAAGCCACGCCGCCGCTCCGGGCCCGACATCCGCATCCGCGCCGCCCCGATCGCTCTGATCGCCCCACTCCTTCCGACCACTGGCCTCATCCACCCAACCGCCACCGTTGTCCCCGCGGCCGCCGGCCCCGTCCACCCCCCTTCCGTCTCGGTCGCTCCCCCTTCCCGATCCCACGTCCACCATCACCAGCACCGGCGTCCGCGTCGCCACCGTCGTCCCGTCGGCCTCCTCGACCCTCCGCACCTCCGCGCCGATCAGCACGGAGGCCGGTGCCATGTGATCCCCCTTGACCCGTGGTCGGGTGAGCCGGGGATCGGAGGTGACCTCGACCTCGGCGGTCACGGTGGCGTACTCCCGCACCAGCCCGGGAACCGGCCCCCGGCGCAGGTCGGCGCCGTGCAGCCCGGCGGAGGCGGCGGCCGCGGCGACACACAGGAGCACCGCGGCGATCGCCACGCGTCTCCCCACACGTCCGCGCCACAGCAGGAGCACGGCCCCCATGGCCAGGCACCCGACGCCGACACCGGTGACCCACTCCTGTGCGGCGTCCAGCAACGACGCCGCCGTCACCCAGGCGGCGAGCGCGGGCGGCACGAGTCGTAGATCCGTCGGCCCTTCCTGCCGCGGGTCGGCCGCTCCCAGCCGGGCGCGGGCCGTGGCGTGCACCGCAGGACGCGGCGGGGCCGTTGCGCGCGGAGGCCTCGGCGGCCCCGGGAGGCCGCTCATGGCCGTACGAGATTCCGCAGGTCGGCGAAGCGGCGTTCCCCGATGCCGTTGACCTCGCGCAGTTCGTCCACCGAGCGGAAACCGCCGTGCTGGGTGCGGTAGTCGACGATGTGCTGGGCCAGCACCGGACCGACGCCGGGAAGAGTGTCGAGCTGGTCCACGGTCGCCGTGTTGAGGGAGACGGGCGCGGCGGGCCCGGCCCCCGGCGCCGAGCCACCTGAACCGGCCGCGCCTCCGGCCGCTCCGGCCGACCCTCCCACTGCTCCCGCCGCCCCCGCCGGGGCCCCCACGACGACCTGCTCACCGTCCACCAGGAAGCGGGCCCGGTTGAGGCCGGTGGTGTCCGTGCCCGGCCGCACCCCGCCGGCCGCGCGGAGGGCATCCGCGACCCGCGACCCCGCCGGGAGCCGGCGAATGCCGGGTTCGCGGACCTTGCCGCTGACGTCCACCACGATCTCGGCCGTCGCCGTACCGGCCACGCTCGGCGCACCGCTCGCGGCGCCGGGCCCCGCCTCCTCGTGCCGCTCCTGGAAAGGCACCGCGGCCCGCACGACCTCCGGCGCCGCCACCGACTGTGTACGGCCGCTCCAGAAGTGCTGTACGGCGAAGCCGGCTGCGACCACGAGCAGCACGGTCAGCGCGACGACGCTCCGCCGCTCCAGTCCACACCTGGCCTGAAGCCACACCGGCACCCGCTCCCGCACGGCAAGCCCGACCCGCCCCCGCCAATCCCCGTCCCCCGAACCCGAACCCGAACCTGAACCCGAGCCCGACGACACCGAGCCCGAGGCCGAGGCCGACGGAGGATCCACCCAGGACTGCGACTCCGACGGACGATCCACCCAGGACTGCGACTCCGACGGACGATCCGCCCAGGACTGCGACGCCCCCGGACCGCCCGGCCCATCACGGCCCGACCCCGCATCCCGGCCACCGCCCGGCTCCACCCCCGACTCGCGCCCCACCCCCGCCCGTTCGGCGAAGATGACCTCCGCGCGCCGCCGAAGCTCCTCGGCCGACGCATACCGCTGTCGTGCCCGGCCCCTGGTCGCAGGACTGCGGCGATGGCGGGTGCGGACATCCGAGGCGGGGCCACGGCCCGCCCCACTGGTGGGAGTTGCTGTGCGTGAACGTGATTGAAGTGCCATGCGACGAGGATCGGGCACATCACGCATCCGCGATGATCTTGCTCAATTCCCGGGGACAACCACCCAGTTGTGGATAACTCCATCACCCACACGAGTGATGAACCGCCGCCCCCGTGTCACCGTCACCGAGGCGAGACCACAGCCCCCAGCAACCCGGGCCCCGTGTGCGCCCCGATCACCGCCCCGACCTCGCTCACATGCAGGTCCGCCAGCCCGGGCACCCGCGCCCGCAGCCGGTCCGCCAGGGCCGACGCCCGGTCGGGGGCGGCGAGATGGTGCACTGCGATGTCGACCTGGGCGCTTCCCGCCCGGTCGGCCACGATCTCCTCCAGGCGGGCGATCGCCTTCGACGCCGTACGCACCTTCTCCAGCGGTTCGATGCGGCCCCCCTGCAACTGAAGCAGGGGCTTGACCGCGAGCGCGGAGCCGAAGAGGGCCTGCGCCGCCCCGATCCGGCCACCGCGGCGCAGATAGTCGAGGGTGTCGACGTAGAAGTAGGCGGAGGTGCCGGCGGCCCTCTTCTCCGCGGCCGTCACGGCCTCGTCGATGGTGCCGCCGCTCTCCGCGGCCTCGGCCGCCGCGAGCGCGCAGAAGCCGAGTGCCATGGCGATCATCCCGGTGTCCACGACCCGCACCGGCACCGGCGCCTCGCGGGCCGCGAGGACGGCCGCGTCGTAGGTGCCGGAGAGTTCGGCGGAGAGGTGGAGGGAGACTATTCCGGTGGCACCGGCCTCGGCCACCCTGCGATAGGTCTCCGCGAAGAGCTGCGGGCTCGGGCGGGAGGTGGTGACCGGACGTCGCTTCTGGAGAGCCTGGGCCAGGGACCGGGTCGAGATCTCGGTGCCCTCTTCGAATGCCTGGTCGCCGAGGACCACGGTCAGCGGCACCGCCGTGATGCCGTGACGCTCCATCGTCCGCGGCGGCAGGTAGGCCGTTGAATCGGTGACGATCGCGACATGGCGGGACATGAGCTGGAGGTTACCTGGCGTAGCGCCCGGGCGGCAGTCCGACCCCTCCCGGCCGGGAGGGCCGTGGCCGGATCAAGTCGTGCTCTCGGGGCGGGGCTTCTTCTGCCAGGGGTAGGTGGGGCGGGTGGTCGGCGGAGTGATGGCTGCGTTCTGTGCCGGTTCCTCGGCCGTACGGGAGCGGGGGGTCTCCGGCCAGGTCTGCTGGGAGCTGGAGCCTTCGGCGGCGGGGGCCTCGGGCCAGGGCGGTGGCGAGGACTGCGCGCGGGTGGGGCTCGACGGCTCGGTCGTGGTCCAGTGCCGCAGCGCGCCGGCCTCCATGTCGATCTGGGTGCTCAGCGAGTCCAGGTCGTCGTCCGCGAAACGGCGGGCCCGGTCACGCGCGGCCCAGCGCAGGGAGTCCGCGGACCGGGTGATGGTCTCGGTGCGCTCGCGCAGGGCGGGCAGCCGCTCGGCGAGGGTCGCGCGGTCCGGTTCGGACTCCAGTCGGCGCAGTTCGGCGTCGAGTTCGTGGCCGTGCGCGCTCAGCCGCTCGAAGAGGGCGAGGGACTCCTTGAGGGACTCGTCCTCGGCCACGCCCGCGTGCAACGCGTCCTGCGTGGCGCGCATGGACGTGCGCAGTTTCAGCCGCAGTTGGGCGACCTCGCCCGCCGGGCCGGGCTGCACCATGGACTTGGCGCGCAGGGTGTGGTCCTCGACGGTGCGCCGGGCCTGGGTGATCGTGCGGTCCACGCCCCGCTTGGCGGCGCCGACGGCCTTCACGGTGGCGTACGCACCCAGTACCAGGAAGAAGACGAAAAGCAGAGCGACGACCGTCATCAGTGCCTCCACAGCGCTCCTCCTCCGACCGGGCGCGAGGCTCCGCGCCGCTCTTCAACGGTAAACGCCACGGGCAGGCCCGAAGTTCCAGAAGAACCCCGAACCTGCCCGTACCGAACCCCTAAGGGCCGACCGCCGACGCCGACCGCCGGCCACCGCCACCGGCCATGGGCCATCAGCCCCAGCCACCGGCCACGGCCACCAGCCACCAGCCACCAGCCACCAGCCACCAGCTACCGGCTACCGGCGAGACGCTTACGCCGGAACGATGTTCACCAGCTTCGGCGCCCGCACGATCACCTTGCGGATGCCCGCCCCGTCCAGCGCCGCCACGACCTTGTCGTCGGCCAGCGCCACCTTCTCCAGCTCCTCGTCGGAGATGGCCGGCGAGACCTCCAGGCGGGCCTTGACCTTGCCCTTGATCTGCACGACGCAGGTCACGGTCTCGTCCACGACGTACGCCGGGTCGGCGACCGGGAAGTCCTGGTGGACCACCGAGTCGGTGTGCCCCAGCTTGCGCCACAGCTCCTCGGCGATGTGCGGGGCCAGCGGAGCGACCAGCAGCACCAGCGACTCGGCGACCGAGCGCGGCACCGCGCCACCCGCCTTGGTCAGGTGGTTGTTCAGCTCGGTGACCTTGGCGATGGCGGTGTTGAACCGCATGCCCTCCAGGTCCTGCCGGACGCCGTCGATGGCCTTGTGCAGTGCCCGCAGGGTGTCCTCGTCGGCCTCGGTGTCGACGACGGTCACCTCACCGGTCGCCTCGTCGACGACGTTGCGCCACAGCCGCTGCAGCAGCCGGAACTGGCCGACCACCGCGCGCGTGTCCCACGGCCGGGAGACGTCCAGCGGGCCCATGGCCATCTCGTACAGGCGCAGGGTGTCGGCGCCGTACTCCTCGCAGATGGACTCGGGGGTGACCGCGTTCTTCAGCGACTTGCCCATCTTGCCCAGCAGCTTGGTGACCTTCTCGCCCTGGTAGTAGAAGGCGCCGTCGCGCTCCTCCACCTCCTCGGCGGGCACCGGGAAGCCACGGCTGTCGCGGTAGACGAAGGCCTGGATCATGCCCTGGTTGAACAGCTTGTGGAACGGCTCCGCGGAGGAGACGTGGCCCAGGTCGAACAGCACCTTGGACCAGAAGCGCGCGTACAGCAGGTGCAGCACGGCGTGCTCGGCGCCGCCCACGTACAGGTCGACGCCGCCGTGCGGCTGGCCCTCGCGCGGGCCCATCCAGTACCGCTCGATCTCGGGGTCGACCAGCTGCCGGTCGTTGTGCGGGTCCAGGTAGCGCAGCTCGTACCAGCAGGAACCGGCCCAGTTGGGCATGGTGTTGGTCTCGCGCCGGTACTTCCGCGGGCCGCGTCCGTCGCCCAGGTCCAGCGTGACGTTGACCCAGTCCTCGTTGCGGGACAGCGGGGTCTCCGGGGAGGTGTCCGCGTCGTCCGGGTCGAAGGTGCGGGGCGAGTAGTCCTCGACCTCGGGCAGCTCCAGCGGCAGCATCGACTCGGGCAGCGAGTGCGCGATGCCGTCCTCGTCGTAGACGATCGGGAAGGGCTCGCCCCAGTAGCGCTGCCGGCTGAACAGCCAGTCGCGCAGCCGGAAGTTGACGGTGCCCTCGCCGATGCCGGACCGCTCCAGCCACTCGGTGATGCGCGCCTTGGCCTCGGCGACCGGCAGGCCGTCCAGGGAGACGCCCGCGCCGGAGGAGTTGATGATCTTCGCATCGTACGAGGCGAAGGCGTCCTCCCACGTGGAGGTGTCGGTGCCGCGGCCGTCGGTCGGCTCGACGATGCAGGTGATCGGCAGCTCGAAGGCGCGCGCGAACTCGAAGTCGCGCTGGTCGCCCGCCGGCACGGCCATGATCGCGCCGGTGCCGTAGCCCATCAGCACGTAGTCGGCGATGAAGACCGGGATCTGCTCGCCGTTGACCGGGTTCTTGGCGTACGAGCCGGTGAAGACGCCGGTCTTGTCCTTGGCCTCGGCCTGCCGCTCCACGTCGGACTTGGAGGCGGCCTGTGCGCGGTACGCGGCGACGGCCTCGGCCGGAGTGGCGTGACCGCCGGTCCACACGTCGCGGGTGCCCTCGGGCCAGGCGGCCGGGGTGAACTTCTCGACCAGCGGGTGCTCGGGCGCCAGCACCATGTAGGTCGCGCCGAACAGGGTGTCGGGGCGTGTGGTGAAGACGGTGATCTTCTCGCCGTCGATCGGGAAGTCGACGCGGGCGCCCTCGGAGCGGCCGATCCAGTTGCGCTGCTGCAGCTTGATGGCCTCGGGCCAGTCCAGGGCGTCCAGGTCGTCCAGCAGCCGGTCGGCGTACGCGGTGATCCGCATGTTCCACTGGCGCAGCTTGGCCTTGAAGACCGGGAAGTTGCCGCGCTCGGAGCGGCCGTCGGCGGTGACCTCCTCGTTGGCCAGCACGGTGCCCAGGCCGGGACACCAGTTGACGGGCGCGTCGGAGGCGTAGGCCAGGCGGAACTCGCCCAGGACGTCGGCACGCTCGGCGGCGGTCAGCTCGTTCCACGCGCGCGTGTGCCCCGGTACGGCGCGCTCACCGGACTCGAACTGGGCGACCAGCTCGGCGATCGGGCGGGCCTTCCTGGCCTCGTCGTCGTACCAGGAGTTGAAGATCTGCAGGAAGATCCACTGGGTCCACTTGTAGTACTCGGGGTCGATCGTGGCGAACGACCGGCGCTTGTCGTGGCCCAGGCCCAGCCGGCGCAGCTGGGTCTTCATGTTCTCGATGTTGGCCTCGGTGGAGACACGCGGGTGCGTGCCGGTCTGCACCGCGTACTGCTCGGCGGGCAGGCCGAAGGCGTCGAAGCCCAGGGTGTGCAGGACGTTGTGGCCGGTCATCCGCTGGAAGCGGGCGAAGACGTCGGTGGCGATGTAGCCCAGCGGGTGGCCGACGTGCAGGCCCGCACCGGAGGGGTACGGGAACATGTCCATGATGAACTTCTTGGGCTTGGCGGCCAGCTCCGGGTCGCCCGCCAGGTCACCCTTGGGGTTCGGTGCGGCGTACGTACCCTCGGCGTCCCAGAAGTCCTGCCAGCGTGCCTCGATCTCGGCCGCGACGGCGGCCGTGTAGCGGTGCGGCGCGGCCACCTCGGCGGCAGCGGCGGGGTTCGTCTCGCTCATGATCCTTAAGCTCCATCGATCGTCTCTGCCGGCGGCTGTCTCGTTCCGGAAACGAAAAATCCCCTCGCACAGGAGGGGACGCCGCGCTGACTCCGACCGGCCGGCTCGTCCGGCGGTCGGGACTGATCAGCGCGGCCCGCTAAGCAGAAGGCGTACGGCACGCATGGCGTCAGGGTACCGCAGCCGTTGAGCAAGCCGCGACGCACATACGTATGCCTCCTATGGCCCCGGACATCGGGTACCGAACTGAACAAACGTCAAAAGTTACTTCGCGTAACGCCCCCTAAGGGACACCACAACGACCCCACGGCCTTTTGGTAACAGCGCAATAACTCAAATCCCGTACCGATCGGTATGGCTCCACTTAGAGTGCGGCAGCGGGACCGCCTACCCGAACTGCTCGGAGTTGCCCCCATGAACCCTCGTCGAAGTAACAGCTCGCTCCCCAGGCCCGGCCGCTCGGCCTACGGCATGGCGACGGCTGTCGCTCTGCTCTTCATACCCGTGTTCGTGCTGGTAGGAGGTGACACGGTCCGTGACTTCCTGAACTTCGGCGCGGGCGTGCTGTCCCTCGTCTCCCTCAGCTGCTCGGTGATCTGGGGTCTGGTCGCCCAGGACCGGATCTTCCTCAACCCCAAACAGCGGATCATCGGCCAGGCCGTGCACCGCACGACCGCCGTCGGCTCGATCGCCTTCCTGCTGCTGCACATCACCACGAAGGTCGCCCTCGACCACACCCAGCTGATCGCCGCGCTCATCCCGTTCTCGCTCGGCGTCACCGGCAGCGCCGGTCTGATCGGCCTCGGCTCGCTGGCCGGCCTGCTGATGATCTTCGTGGGCATCACCGGCGCCCTGCGCAACCAGTTCGCCTCCCCGGCGCCGGTCGCGGCCCGCTGGCGCGCCATGCACATGCTGGCCTACCCGGCCTGGTGTTTCGCCCTGATCCACGGGCTCTACGCGGGTCGCCAGGCGAAGCCGATCTTCGTGATCCTCTACGGCCTCTCCCTGGCCGGCGTCATGGCCGCGCTCGCCCTGCGCGCGGCGCCCCGCCCGGTCAAGCGCAAGGTCGCCGACCGCATCCAGGCGATCCTGGGCACCGAGGAGCGGCCGGGCCGCGAGGAGCTGGACGCGAGCCGGGCCAGGGTCGCCGAGGCCTCCTCCGCCGCGCTGCCCGGCTACGAGAACGCCCGCACCGCACAGCCGCGCGCGACACCCTCCTACGACACCCCGGCCCCGGAACCCGCGAACGGCTTCGCGGCCGCCTACCGGGCCGTCACCCCGACACCGCGCATCCCGCAGCAGCCCTCGTACGGCGCCGCCGACCAGACCGCCCGCATGGACCTGCCGATGGACATGCAGACCACGGAGGCCATGCCCCGCTACGACAGCGGCGGCAGCACCTCGGGCAGCTGGCCGATCCCGTCGCCGCCGCCGGTCGGCGAGGCGCCTCCGTCGGCCTACGACCCGCTCCAGGACACCGGATACAACATCCCGACCTACCGCAATGCGGACACGTCCGGATACGGCACGAGTGACGTGTACGACACCGGTGAGTCGAACACCGTTTCCGGCGCGTACTACTCGAACGACACGTACAACAGCGGTCCCGCCACTGATCCAACGCCCGGTGAGTCCTACGACTTCGGTGCACCGGGCTCGGGCGAACCTTGGAACATGCCTTCCGGAGGTTATAGGTGAACGAGGCCCTGCCCGACGTCCCAGAAGTCCGCGTGGTCGGTCTTCCCCAGCTCACGTCGGGCTTCGACCTTGTCGAAAGACTCGATCTGCCCATGCACCTGAAGGTGCACGGGCCGCTCGAACCCCTGGGCGGCGAGCAACTCGCGAAGCTCGCCGAGAACATCAACCTGAAGGGCCGCGGCGGCGCGGGCTTCCCCTTCCACAAGAAGCTGCGCTCGGTCGCCGAGGCGGCCATCAAGCGCGGGGTACGGCCGGTCGTCGTCGTCAACGGCAGCGAGGACG includes:
- a CDS encoding ComEC/Rec2 family competence protein yields the protein MSGLPGPPRPPRATAPPRPAVHATARARLGAADPRQEGPTDLRLVPPALAAWVTAASLLDAAQEWVTGVGVGCLAMGAVLLLWRGRVGRRVAIAAVLLCVAAAAASAGLHGADLRRGPVPGLVREYATVTAEVEVTSDPRLTRPRVKGDHMAPASVLIGAEVRRVEEADGTTVATRTPVLVMVDVGSGRGSDRDGRGVDGAGGRGDNGGGWVDEASGRKEWGDQSDRGGADADVGPGAAAWLRLLPSTRVRVSARLAPTMVEGDRVAGVARVSGRVGPEVVAEPSGVQRFAGRLRAGLRAATEPLPGDARALLPGLVVGDTSRITPGLDEAFKATDLTHTLAVSGSNLTIILALLIGPPGLAQRVERRGLAPRLGLPLRTTAVLGGVLTLAFVVVCRPDPSVLRAAACGAVVLLALATGRRRSLIPALATAVLLLVLYDPWLARSYGFLLSVLATGALLTIGPRWSAALQRRRVPPRLAEALAAAGAAQALCAPVVAVLSARVSLVAVPCNLLAEFAVAPATVLGFAALATAPVALPVAKVLAWCASWPAGWIADVARTGAALPGSGVDWPGSWGGAALLAVVTGAVVLAGRRLLRHPWWCGACGLLLVLVVVQPPPLTRVVTGWPPPGWRFAVCDVGQGDATVLAAGDGTGVVVDAGPDPALVDRCLRTLGITKVPLVVLTHFHADHVAGLPGVLRGRAVGAIETTGFEEPVDQVEFVRREAARRHIPVTRAVAGEERRTGALAWQVVWPPPGSPPGVAGAPATPEPEGPNDASVTLLVRSGGLRFLLLGDLEPPAQQALLRSPAGASLGGVDVLKVAHHGSAYQDPELIRRVAPRLALISCGRDNPYGHPAPGTVAALRAQGAVVLRTDEDGALAVAGTEEELRVVGG
- a CDS encoding ComEA family DNA-binding protein, giving the protein MALQSRSRTATPTSGAGRGPASDVRTRHRRSPATRGRARQRYASAEELRRRAEVIFAERAGVGRESGVEPGGGRDAGSGRDGPGGPGASQSWADRPSESQSWVDRPSESQSWVDPPSASASGSVSSGSGSGSGSGSGDGDWRGRVGLAVRERVPVWLQARCGLERRSVVALTVLLVVAAGFAVQHFWSGRTQSVAAPEVVRAAVPFQERHEEAGPGAASGAPSVAGTATAEIVVDVSGKVREPGIRRLPAGSRVADALRAAGGVRPGTDTTGLNRARFLVDGEQVVVGAPAGAAGAVGGSAGAAGGAAGSGGSAPGAGPAAPVSLNTATVDQLDTLPGVGPVLAQHIVDYRTQHGGFRSVDELREVNGIGERRFADLRNLVRP
- a CDS encoding DegV family protein, producing the protein MSRHVAIVTDSTAYLPPRTMERHGITAVPLTVVLGDQAFEEGTEISTRSLAQALQKRRPVTTSRPSPQLFAETYRRVAEAGATGIVSLHLSAELSGTYDAAVLAAREAPVPVRVVDTGMIAMALGFCALAAAEAAESGGTIDEAVTAAEKRAAGTSAYFYVDTLDYLRRGGRIGAAQALFGSALAVKPLLQLQGGRIEPLEKVRTASKAIARLEEIVADRAGSAQVDIAVHHLAAPDRASALADRLRARVPGLADLHVSEVGAVIGAHTGPGLLGAVVSPR
- the leuS gene encoding leucine--tRNA ligase, whose translation is MSETNPAAAAEVAAPHRYTAAVAAEIEARWQDFWDAEGTYAAPNPKGDLAGDPELAAKPKKFIMDMFPYPSGAGLHVGHPLGYIATDVFARFQRMTGHNVLHTLGFDAFGLPAEQYAVQTGTHPRVSTEANIENMKTQLRRLGLGHDKRRSFATIDPEYYKWTQWIFLQIFNSWYDDEARKARPIAELVAQFESGERAVPGHTRAWNELTAAERADVLGEFRLAYASDAPVNWCPGLGTVLANEEVTADGRSERGNFPVFKAKLRQWNMRITAYADRLLDDLDALDWPEAIKLQQRNWIGRSEGARVDFPIDGEKITVFTTRPDTLFGATYMVLAPEHPLVEKFTPAAWPEGTRDVWTGGHATPAEAVAAYRAQAASKSDVERQAEAKDKTGVFTGSYAKNPVNGEQIPVFIADYVLMGYGTGAIMAVPAGDQRDFEFARAFELPITCIVEPTDGRGTDTSTWEDAFASYDAKIINSSGAGVSLDGLPVAEAKARITEWLERSGIGEGTVNFRLRDWLFSRQRYWGEPFPIVYDEDGIAHSLPESMLPLELPEVEDYSPRTFDPDDADTSPETPLSRNEDWVNVTLDLGDGRGPRKYRRETNTMPNWAGSCWYELRYLDPHNDRQLVDPEIERYWMGPREGQPHGGVDLYVGGAEHAVLHLLYARFWSKVLFDLGHVSSAEPFHKLFNQGMIQAFVYRDSRGFPVPAEEVEERDGAFYYQGEKVTKLLGKMGKSLKNAVTPESICEEYGADTLRLYEMAMGPLDVSRPWDTRAVVGQFRLLQRLWRNVVDEATGEVTVVDTEADEDTLRALHKAIDGVRQDLEGMRFNTAIAKVTELNNHLTKAGGAVPRSVAESLVLLVAPLAPHIAEELWRKLGHTDSVVHQDFPVADPAYVVDETVTCVVQIKGKVKARLEVSPAISDEELEKVALADDKVVAALDGAGIRKVIVRAPKLVNIVPA
- a CDS encoding cytochrome b/b6 domain-containing protein; the encoded protein is MNPRRSNSSLPRPGRSAYGMATAVALLFIPVFVLVGGDTVRDFLNFGAGVLSLVSLSCSVIWGLVAQDRIFLNPKQRIIGQAVHRTTAVGSIAFLLLHITTKVALDHTQLIAALIPFSLGVTGSAGLIGLGSLAGLLMIFVGITGALRNQFASPAPVAARWRAMHMLAYPAWCFALIHGLYAGRQAKPIFVILYGLSLAGVMAALALRAAPRPVKRKVADRIQAILGTEERPGREELDASRARVAEASSAALPGYENARTAQPRATPSYDTPAPEPANGFAAAYRAVTPTPRIPQQPSYGAADQTARMDLPMDMQTTEAMPRYDSGGSTSGSWPIPSPPPVGEAPPSAYDPLQDTGYNIPTYRNADTSGYGTSDVYDTGESNTVSGAYYSNDTYNSGPATDPTPGESYDFGAPGSGEPWNMPSGGYR